The Paraburkholderia azotifigens nucleotide sequence CCCGCGGCAGCACCGGCACGCCCCGTACGTACGCACTATGCGGCACGCCCGGCTGCGCCGCGTGACTGCATCGGCGTGCTGTCGGGGGTGCTGGGCAGTCTCGAATGTTTCTAGACCGGTTGCGGCCGTTCTGACCGGGTCGCCGCGGCTGGCAACAACAAGGCAGGAACGCAAGTCTCGACTTGCAAATATCGGGTAACGGGGGCATGACCAAATGAAAACGAAACCGGGATTCTCGCGCGGTAACAAGCAGCACCGCTGCTCACTGGGCAGCACGGCGCTCGTCGCGGCGCTTTGCTTTGGGCTCATGGCCGCGCAGACCAGCGCGGCGCAGGAGGCGATCGAAGCACCGATGCTCGCCAAGCGCGGCGCGACTCCACCGCTGCCGGCCGCGCGAGGCGCAACGCCGATGATGATGGCGATGGCACCCGCGCCGGCAGCAGCGGCGATGAGTGGGCCCATCCCGTTGCGCGGCCCGAGCTGTACGGGAGAAATCCGCGATGAGACCAACGTCACCGTGCCGGTCGGCAAATCGGTACTCGTCCCGCTTCTCGAGCCCGCGCGCAACCGCACGCTCGGCAACCCCGTCGTTGCGCAGGCCGCGCTGGTGTCGCCTCGCACGCTCTACGTCGTCGGGATGACGGTCGGCACGACCAACATGATCGTGCAGGGCAAGGGCGGCTCGTGCCAGATGATCAACGTGATCGTCAGTGTCGACGCCGAGGGACTGCAGCAGGCGCTTCGGCAGCTGATGCCGGAAGAGCGGGGCATCCGTGTGTCGACGGCGGCCGGCAACCTGGTGGTAAGCGGTCATGTGTCGAGCGCACCCGCTGCGCAACAGGCCATGCAGATCGCACAGGCCTTCGCGGACTCGCAACCCACGCAGCAACAGCAGGCGGCCTCGTCGAATTCGGGCAACGGGACGGCGAGCGTGAGCCAGCAGAGCTCGAGCACCACCAAGACGGCTGCCGTCATCAACATGATGTCCGTCGACTCGCCGCAGCAGGTGATGCTGGAAGTCAAGGTAGCGGAGGTGTCGAAGACGCTGATCAACCAGCTGGGTTCGGCAGTCAACATTCAGGGCGGCTTCGGTTCGTGGGCGGGGGCGCTGGTGAGCAACCTGCTCGCGGGCGTGACGAGTGCGCTAGCCGTCAGCAAGGCCAACAACCGTCCGTTCAACCTGGCGGTCGATGCACAGAAGACCGACAACCTGATCAAGATTCTTGCGGAACCGAACCTCGTGACGATCAGCGGACAGGAGGCCACGTTCCTCTCGGGCGGCAAGATCTTCATTCCCATTCCCCAGAGCAGCGGTAACGGCGTATCAAGCATCACGCTGCAGCAGGAAGAGTTCGGCGTCGGGCTCAAGTTCACGCCGACCGTGCTGTCTGGAGGGCGGATCAGCCTGAAGGTGGCGCCTGAAGTGTCCGAACTGTCACCCACGGGTGTGGCGGTCTCGGCTTCCGGCTTGTCGGGTGTTTCCATCCTGCCGCTCATCAACACGCGTCGCGCGTCGACGGTCGTGCAGATGCACGACGGCGAGTCGTTTGCGATCGGCGGGCTGTTGAGCAGCAACGTGACAGGTGCGCTGAAAGCCGTTCCCGGTCTGGGCGAAGTGCCCGTTCTCGGCGCATTGCTTCGCAGCACGTCGTTCCAGCAGGACCTGACGGAACTGGTGTTCATCATCACGCCGCACCTCGTGAAGCCACTGCAGACGCCGAACTATCCGCTGCCGACGGACAGCTTCTCGCAACCGAATGAAGCTGACGTCTATGCGACGGGCAACATGGAAGGCCGCCACGGCAAGTATTCCGCCGCGCCCGCCGGGACCGAGCCGGGTAATGCGCCAGCGCCGGCACCTGTGCCCGCACCTCAGGCGCCCGCCGCACCCGTGTCGAATGCACTGCCGCCGCACGACACGCAGGCCACGATGAGTGCGCCCGCGCAGCCGGCCGCGTCCGGTAATGCAACGCCGCCGCAGAAGGCCGAGCCGTTGGCTCAACCCGTAGTGCTCAATCCGGTGACGGACGAGCAGGCAGCACGGATTGCCCGCATCGAGAGCACCGCCCGCCGGATCGCTGCACGCGAGGGACGGCAGGACGTCGCGAACACCGATGCGTCACGCCATGCGCTGGACCACTGAAGTCACGCCAAGGGGAATCTGATGAAACTCGCACATATTGTTTTCGCGCGCCGGGCAGCGCTCGCGGTGTCGGTCTGCGGCGCGCTGGCTGGATGCATGTCCAGCACGCCGATCTGGGATGCGCATAGGGGTGAAGCACTGAAGACGGTCACCCAGGCGCAGATCATCGATCCGCATGCAGCTGAACACGCACAGTCGACACCCGGCATCGATGGCACGTCCGCCGCTTCGGCGATGGACAGCTACGACAAGTCCTTCCGCGCGCCGACGCCGTCGCCGAACGCATTCGTCATCGGCGTAGGCAGCGGAACTTCGGGCGGCGGCGGCCAGTAACAGAAACCTGCATAGGAGATCGTCATGCGTCGCGTCAATCGTTCTGGTGCATACGGTGCTGCGCATCGGCGTGAGCGCGGCGTCGTGGCGATCATCGTCGCACTCACGCTTGCGGTGCTTGTCGCCTTCGCCGGTCTCGCGCTTGATCTGGGCAAGCTGTATGTCGCGAAAACCGAACTATCCAACGCTGCGGACGCGTGCGCACTGGCAGCGGCGCGCGACCTGACGAAGGCGGTCTCGCTTGCGGCACCCGAAGCCGCAGGCATGACGGTTGGATCGACCAACCGTGTGGTGCTGCAGAGCGAGAACGTCTCGCTCAGCACCAACAGCAACGTCACGTTCAGCAAACAGTTTGCCGGTCCCTATCTGACCAAGGACCAGTTCACGGCGGCGGATGTGCCCAGCATTGGCTACGTGCGCTGTACGGTGAGCCGCACGGGTATAGCCAACTGGTTCATGCAGGTGCTCGACGCCACACTCGGCACGTCGGCCGTTGCCGCGACCGCCGTGGCGTCGACCACGCAATCGCAGACGACCTGCGCGCTGCCCGTTGCCATCTGCAAGCCGGCCGCCGGCAGCGCCTACAACGTGGGGGACTGGGTGTCCAGCAAGGTAGGTTCGGACAATCAGTTGACGGGCAACTTCATGTGGGTGGCGTACCCCGGCCAGAATGTGCCGGACATGAAAACGCTTCTCACGGGTTCGGGACAGTGCACGTTGCCGACACTCGGTACACAGGTCGGCCATACCGGCAACATCCAGAGCATGGACGACGCCTGGAACACCCGTTTCGGTATCTACCATGGCTCATACAATCCGCCGCCGGATCCCACCGGGATATCCGATTTCACGGGCTTTGCCTATTCGCCGGTGACGCAGCTCAACGGATCGTATCCGACGAGGAATGTCTTTCCGGATTTCCGAGACAACCAGCGGCCGAATCACACGCCTTATCAGGGCTACTCCAAACCGACGAATCTCCTGGAGGTTCAGGGCACGACCCAGTCGAGCACCTACTACTCGAGTGGCGCCGACCGGCGGCTGGCGCTTGTGCCGGTGACCGACTGTTCTGCATTACAAAACAGTCAGCAATCATCGATCCTGTCATGGGCCTGCGTGCTGATGCTGCACCCGATGGAGAAGGGCGGCAGCAAGAGCGGGCTTGACGGCACGATCTACCTGGAGTACCGCGGTGACGCGACCGATCCGTCCACGCCCTGCGCAACACAGGGTATCCCGGGAAGCACTTCTGCTGGCACCGGGCCAATGGTGCCGGTGCTGGTTCAATAGGGGGACTGTCATGCACTCGCAAAGAAAATCGATGCGCAGGATGCAGGGCGCGGTGGCTGTCGAGTTCGCGCTTCTGGCAGTCCCGCTGATCACGCTGCTGCTTGGCATCGCCGAGTTTGGCCACGCGTTCTATCAGTACAACACGGTCGCGAAGTCAGTGCGGGATGCGACGCGTCTGCTGTCGGCGTATGACCCGACCGACGCCGCCGACTATCCACTTGCACAAGC carries:
- a CDS encoding pilus assembly protein TadG-related protein: MRRVNRSGAYGAAHRRERGVVAIIVALTLAVLVAFAGLALDLGKLYVAKTELSNAADACALAAARDLTKAVSLAAPEAAGMTVGSTNRVVLQSENVSLSTNSNVTFSKQFAGPYLTKDQFTAADVPSIGYVRCTVSRTGIANWFMQVLDATLGTSAVAATAVASTTQSQTTCALPVAICKPAAGSAYNVGDWVSSKVGSDNQLTGNFMWVAYPGQNVPDMKTLLTGSGQCTLPTLGTQVGHTGNIQSMDDAWNTRFGIYHGSYNPPPDPTGISDFTGFAYSPVTQLNGSYPTRNVFPDFRDNQRPNHTPYQGYSKPTNLLEVQGTTQSSTYYSSGADRRLALVPVTDCSALQNSQQSSILSWACVLMLHPMEKGGSKSGLDGTIYLEYRGDATDPSTPCATQGIPGSTSAGTGPMVPVLVQ
- a CDS encoding type II and III secretion system protein family protein, producing MKTKPGFSRGNKQHRCSLGSTALVAALCFGLMAAQTSAAQEAIEAPMLAKRGATPPLPAARGATPMMMAMAPAPAAAAMSGPIPLRGPSCTGEIRDETNVTVPVGKSVLVPLLEPARNRTLGNPVVAQAALVSPRTLYVVGMTVGTTNMIVQGKGGSCQMINVIVSVDAEGLQQALRQLMPEERGIRVSTAAGNLVVSGHVSSAPAAQQAMQIAQAFADSQPTQQQQAASSNSGNGTASVSQQSSSTTKTAAVINMMSVDSPQQVMLEVKVAEVSKTLINQLGSAVNIQGGFGSWAGALVSNLLAGVTSALAVSKANNRPFNLAVDAQKTDNLIKILAEPNLVTISGQEATFLSGGKIFIPIPQSSGNGVSSITLQQEEFGVGLKFTPTVLSGGRISLKVAPEVSELSPTGVAVSASGLSGVSILPLINTRRASTVVQMHDGESFAIGGLLSSNVTGALKAVPGLGEVPVLGALLRSTSFQQDLTELVFIITPHLVKPLQTPNYPLPTDSFSQPNEADVYATGNMEGRHGKYSAAPAGTEPGNAPAPAPVPAPQAPAAPVSNALPPHDTQATMSAPAQPAASGNATPPQKAEPLAQPVVLNPVTDEQAARIARIESTARRIAAREGRQDVANTDASRHALDH